Proteins encoded by one window of Actinomycetota bacterium:
- a CDS encoding aspartate aminotransferase family protein, with amino-acid sequence MGALYEMLAAKDAAFHMGTYARKPVLFVRGAGMRLYDDDGREYLDFVAGIGAVNLGHAHPAVVSAVAVQQATLVHVSNLFHVEHRAELAEEIVGLAGGGMKVFFCNSGTEASEGAIKLSRRWGKAQRGEDCVKIITAERSFHGRTMAALAATGQASKQEAFAPLPPGFVHVPLNDVAALEAEMDETTCAVMLEPVQGEGGVYPCTEEYLAAVRALCDERDSLLVFDEVQTGFYRTGPVFAHCAYGVKPDIMTLAKSLANGLPIGAVVARDGVAAAFQPGDHGSTFGGGPVVCAAARATIAALAAENAGDNAISVGAHLRSGLNGLAHDTGAITEVRGRGLMLAAQLARPVAADVATEALARGIVLNNIGADIIRFLPPLVCTNAEVDTLLGVLSDILDNISEAS; translated from the coding sequence ATGGGCGCCCTCTACGAGATGCTCGCCGCCAAGGACGCCGCCTTCCACATGGGCACGTACGCGCGCAAACCCGTGCTCTTCGTGCGGGGAGCCGGTATGCGTCTCTACGACGATGACGGCCGCGAGTACCTCGACTTCGTGGCGGGAATCGGCGCCGTCAACCTCGGCCATGCTCATCCGGCGGTCGTCTCCGCCGTCGCGGTCCAGCAGGCGACGCTCGTTCACGTCAGCAACCTCTTCCATGTCGAGCATCGTGCCGAACTCGCCGAGGAGATCGTCGGGCTCGCCGGTGGAGGCATGAAAGTCTTCTTCTGCAACTCGGGAACCGAGGCGAGCGAGGGCGCGATCAAGCTCTCCCGGCGCTGGGGCAAGGCGCAGCGCGGGGAAGACTGCGTAAAGATCATCACGGCCGAGCGCAGCTTCCACGGCCGGACGATGGCTGCTCTCGCTGCGACGGGTCAGGCCTCCAAACAGGAGGCGTTCGCGCCGTTGCCGCCTGGCTTCGTACACGTGCCGCTCAACGACGTCGCGGCACTCGAGGCCGAGATGGACGAAACCACGTGCGCAGTCATGCTCGAGCCCGTGCAGGGCGAGGGTGGTGTCTACCCCTGCACCGAGGAGTATCTCGCCGCCGTGCGTGCTCTGTGCGACGAACGAGACAGTCTTCTCGTGTTCGACGAGGTCCAGACCGGCTTCTACCGTACGGGCCCCGTCTTCGCCCATTGCGCGTATGGTGTCAAGCCCGACATCATGACGCTCGCCAAGTCGCTCGCGAACGGACTACCGATCGGTGCCGTCGTGGCACGGGACGGTGTTGCCGCCGCATTCCAGCCTGGTGACCACGGTTCCACCTTCGGCGGGGGACCAGTCGTGTGTGCTGCGGCACGCGCCACCATCGCGGCACTGGCGGCGGAGAACGCGGGCGACAACGCCATTTCCGTGGGCGCGCACCTGCGTTCCGGTCTCAATGGGCTCGCTCACGACACCGGAGCCATCACGGAAGTCCGCGGCCGAGGACTCATGCTGGCCGCGCAGCTCGCACGGCCCGTCGCTGCGGATGTCGCAACGGAGGCGCTCGCGCGCGGAATCGTCCTGAACAACATCGGGGCGGATATCATACGGTTTCTCCCGCCGCTCGTGTGCACGAACGCAGAAGTTGATACACTTCTTGGCGTTCTGTCCGACATTCTTGACAACATCAGTGAGGCGTCATGA
- the argF gene encoding ornithine carbamoyltransferase — protein sequence MKTSISGRDLLTLGDLTPDEVMLVLDTAIRMKGRRAVGNCAREFECKAAALIFQKPSMRTRVSFEVACGRLGIQPIVLAGTDSAFSRNETVHDTTKVLERYVDVIVIRTFDQALLEEMAEVASVPIVNALTDDHHPCQGLADLLTIREHLGHLEGVRFAYVGDGNNMAHTYLLAGALTGMHVTCACPDGFMPRPAVVERAREIAVTSGAELAVVNDPREAVAGANVIATDTWASMGQEDEHAQRKKAFECFTVDSTLLSLADSGALFMHCLPAHRGEEVLDEVIDAPCSIVFDEAENRLHAQQALLSLLLGE from the coding sequence ATGAAGACGAGTATTTCAGGCCGGGATCTGCTCACCCTCGGCGACCTTACGCCGGACGAGGTGATGCTCGTTCTCGATACTGCGATACGCATGAAGGGTCGCAGGGCGGTCGGCAACTGCGCACGGGAATTCGAGTGCAAGGCCGCAGCACTCATCTTCCAGAAGCCCTCGATGCGCACGCGGGTGTCCTTCGAAGTCGCGTGCGGCCGCCTCGGCATACAGCCCATCGTGCTGGCCGGTACTGACTCGGCGTTCTCTCGCAACGAGACCGTGCATGACACGACGAAGGTCCTCGAGCGCTATGTCGACGTGATCGTGATCCGCACCTTCGACCAAGCGCTTCTGGAGGAGATGGCGGAGGTCGCCAGCGTGCCGATCGTCAACGCGCTCACTGACGACCACCACCCCTGCCAGGGGCTTGCCGATCTGCTGACCATACGGGAGCACCTCGGCCACCTCGAAGGCGTGCGCTTTGCCTACGTTGGCGACGGCAACAACATGGCTCACACGTATCTGCTTGCGGGCGCGCTCACCGGCATGCACGTCACGTGCGCTTGTCCGGACGGCTTCATGCCAAGGCCCGCGGTTGTCGAGCGTGCCCGGGAGATTGCAGTGACTTCCGGCGCCGAGCTGGCCGTCGTGAACGACCCGCGCGAGGCGGTGGCCGGGGCGAACGTCATCGCTACCGATACCTGGGCCTCGATGGGCCAGGAGGACGAGCACGCTCAGCGGAAGAAGGCGTTTGAGTGTTTCACCGTGGATTCGACACTCCTGTCACTCGCGGATTCGGGCGCGCTGTTCATGCATTGTCTTCCCGCGCACCGTGGCGAGGAAGTGCTCGACGAGGTCATCGACGCGCCCTGCTCGATCGTGTTCGACGAGGCGGAGAATAGGCTGCACGCCCAGCAGGCGTTGCTGTCGCTTCTCCTTGGCGAGTAG